TTAGGTAAAAAATCAATTCAAGAGATTCTTGATAAATTGAAAGAACATGGAATTGTTTTAAAAAAGAAGGGAGATTAAAACATGGCTAATCCTACACAATTGTTTAGAAGAAATTCAGCATGAAGAAAACATGTTTTACGTTCTTTAGCAACAGATATTATTATTTATGGAAGAATTACAACCACTGAAGCAAGAGCAAAAGAATTAAGAAAACATGTTGATCGTTTAATTACAAAAGCTAAGAAAAATACATTAGCTTCTCGTCGTTTAGCAGCTGCATTTTTAAGAAATG
This Mesomycoplasma neurolyticum DNA region includes the following protein-coding sequences:
- the rplQ gene encoding 50S ribosomal protein L17, which encodes MANPTQLFRRNSAWRKHVLRSLATDIIIYGRITTTEARAKELRKHVDRLITKAKKNTLASRRLAAAFLRNVETKNNKSALTHLFETLGPKYKDRNGGYTRIIKLPNRLGDNAKMAIIELV